Genomic window (Lutra lutra chromosome 2, mLutLut1.2, whole genome shotgun sequence):
TGGTCAAAAGGCAACTGATGGGTTACTAATGGatctatattaattttattttgcaggTAACTAGTCACTAGTTGGGGAATACAGTCTCTGGTTTTATAatctgcaaaacaaaaaaaatatgtcatggagattttcttctaaaaaattaacattaaacatGGAAAACAAATCATTTGTACATCAGAAACCATTGACTACTGTTATTAAGTGTGCTGCTCCAGAAATTCTGTTACCTAGAATTCCTTTGGAGAAAAACTGGGTCAATATTCACGAGTTACTCAGTTGAAAAATGGTCCTTTTAAACTAGAATTCTCTAGCTCAGTTCCTGGGCTTACCATGGCATAAACATTTCATCCTTTGTGTATTCACACGCATGGAGATGGCATTGGAAACTTAGTATCAGAGCAATGGGGAAAGATGGGAATATTaattgattaaattaaattaaattaaatattaattgattaAAGCTGTTGGTTGATATTGCTCATAAATAAAGGCTCTTCTTGAAAGGTAAGAGCCAGTGCCAAAACAGTGGGttgatgttatatatttataaataatttatatatatgttatatatttataaataatttatatatgaatatatacatagagagagcttatatagtttatatatatgtaaataaatatatatattatttatataatgttatacaATTGAGAAGCTTTGCGGCTAAAAAAGCACAACAACCCACTGGCATGGAACTGAGATTGACTAAATTATTTGAAACATTGGAAAAACGCAAAAACTATTTTGCAggagataaaaattatatttgaactTAAAAAgcctatttaattaaattaactaaaatgaatttaacaaaatttcCAACTCATTGGAGAAATCTTTTGTCACATTATAGTTCTGTTTCCTCAAGGAGAGGAATTTTGAATTCTATGTTTCTGCAAAGTCAAAGGGATTTCATGAGAGCAACCAACCAGCCCCTACTAGTCATTGACCTACCTCCTAAGCATACACCCTTCAAAGTCCGTCCAGAGACAATCATTGGTGCATCCAGGGAAAGCTTTGAATTTACTGGAGCCACTCCAACGATCAGACAGACACCATGGCTCAGGTGGCAGGAATCCCAAGCAGCAAGCTGATAAGGATAATAATGATCatacacacccccaccccccaacaagtAAGTGACAACTACCACCAGAAGTGGAAGGAATCAAGTTCCTAAATCTTGCATCTCTTCCTGGCCAGATACCACCTCAACCTTAGCTTCAACACTGCCAGTGATGGGATCTCTTTAGAAAATCAGCAGAGTTTAGTGGGAAAGAGCACAGACTGTgctagctgtatgaccttaggtaagttacttaacctccctttgcctcaatttcttcatttgtaaaaagaataataatactaCCTTACTTCATAGAGTGGTTATGAGGTTTAAGTGATTTATCATTCTTAAAACATTTAGAACACTACCTGGGATATAATGAGGACggtatatttgttaaataaaattgtcCACTAGCCATGGTTCTCTGTCTAACCcatttgtattaaaataaaacaaatatatacatatgggtgtgtgaagttttattatttttttaaattcagttttgtaGGGATGTTCAGTGTActtcttcacatttatttattttactttcttctctggTTTGTACCAGAAAAGGTTGACTGAATCTTTCTGTCTTTCACTTTTcctctgttttgctttattttctctttcctgttatCTCTATCACTACCtttacttcctttatttttcgTTAAGTACATTAGGTACATATGAATTGTCTACATTCTGTCCTCTAAACTATAAGATCTGAAAGGTACATATTTTATTCACCTTTGTATCCCTAGAACATAACACATTGGTGCATAggaattcatttttcaaatgaatgaatgaatggttttaATATAGGACCCATAATTACCACGTGAGTTAAATAATgtttatacttaaatataaaagcataCATGCAGAGCTAGGAATAAAGAAAAGGGACTATTGGTATTGTGGCCTTTCGAGTGTTTAAACTTTGTGTGCTACAATGAcgtatttttaagtatatattgcttttatttttaaaataaatattttagagtgAATTTACATTCTGCTTTTACACTTGGGGTCCACAGGTCCAAAACCTATGTTCAGAAGAGTTTATATGTATCTACATGAAGATATTTAGCATatcctcccccccacacacattaaCCATCTAATCACTGTGCCCCAAGCCCACATACCATGACATCACTGAGTCCAATGGCCTCAAAGGCAAAGTCAACACCAACTCCTGTCATTTCCCTGACCACCTGCTGGACAGGCTTCTTGAGTTTTTGAGGGTTGAGACAATCAGTGACTCCTAACGCTCTGGCCCGGGGAAACTTCTCCTCATTGATGTCAACCCCAATGATTCTAGAAGCACCAGATGCTTTACAGCCCATGACAATGGCTGAACCGATTCCACCAAGTCCATAGACCACGCAGGTGGAACCACGAGTGACCTGAAAATTCACAAGACAGGTATTAGGAATCAAACCTGGGTGCACATGtaatcaagaaaacaaacaaaaacaaccattGAAACTTCTGGAACTGTATATAACAGTTGAATATTTAGACTGATTGGCATAATTTTGATGTTCTCCAGGCAAATCACTATGACACATACTAACACACAGGTAGCTTCCTCACCTTGGCTGAGTGCACAGCAGCCCCATAACCTGTGGGCACCTCACAGCTTATGAGACTGACTTTATCCAGGGGAGCAGCATCATCAATTTTTGCCACTGCAATCTCAGGTACAACAGTATATTCAGTGAATGTGCTTGCACGGAAAGAGTgataaatcttttttcctttgcagatGAATCTGCTTGTCCCGTCCAGCATTAATCCAGAAGAAGGCAGAACACTGTTTTGCAGTGACATAGACACGGGTGCAGGCAGTGGCACAGACACATGGAGTTGTAAAGACAGAAGTGAGCCCCATTAGTTACAGGTTAGTGCTTATATAATATCAGGAGTTTAATAAAAGAGTAAGGAGTAAGTTACTAACTCTTGCTTCTCACAGAAGTTTCCTTTGGGATGCAAGCAGGAACTGCATTCTCTACACTGTGGAATAATGAGTGTGAGGACTTTATCTcctgtatataaaaataataataatacaagcaTTAGTTTGAAATACTATTGGAACTGAAATACAATAGTATGTTTATAAACGTTTCATTGGATGGTTTGAAAACTTGCTGCGGGCAGATTATGGCAGCCAGGATAACACTGaccattgttgttttttttttttttctttttaagtttttatttaaattccagtttgttaacatacagtgttatattagtttcaagtgtacaatatactGATATAACACTTCtatacagcacccagtgctcatcacagcaagtgccctccttcatccccatcacctatttaacctgTCCCacttgcccacctcccctctggtaaccatcttgcttgctctctatagttaagagtctgcttcttggtttgcccctctctgtttttttttttttccctctctttctctttgcttgtttattttgtttcttacattccacatgcAATTTAAATCATAACGATATTTGTCtatctctgattgatttatttcacttagcataataccctctagctccatccatgtcattgcaaatggcaagatttcatcctttttcatggctgagcaatattccattacatatgtacatataccacgtcttctttatccattcctttgggctatttccatagtttggctattgttaataatgctcctataaacattgggatgcacacatccttttgaattagtatttttgtatcctttgggtaaatacctagtagtgcacaattgctggattatagggtagttttatttttaacttttttaaataattttttttattgttatgtgagtcaccacacagtacatcattagtttttgatggagggttccatgattcattgtttgcgtataacacccagtgctccatgcaatccatgccctccttaatacccatcaccaggctaacccatcccctcatccccctcccctctaaaaccctcagtttgattcctggagtccacagtctctcatttttaactttttgaggaacctccatactgttctccagaggggctgcaccagtttgcattcccaccaacagtacaagagggttctcctttttcttcatcctccccaacacctgttgtttactGTGTTGCACATTGCTGTTTTGAAGGAGAAACCATATAGCCTGGTTTTAGAAATTACATTATTCTTTTGGGCAAATAATggaaatttggggatttttttatgGGGTGGATAGTTGTAGGTTTGCTTTCCTCTGCTCTGGAAATAGAATGATGAAACTAAGAGCAAACCTTAGAGATGTTATCTGATTTAAcacttttgttttccatttgaagGATTTAAGCCCCATAGTGTAGTCACTTGCCTAAAATGACTCCGCTAGGTTATAACAGAGCACTTTTCATTGAGTCTTCTTGCCCCACGATGGCACACTGACCCATAGCAGCCTCTGACGTCTTTTCTTTAGTGGGGTTAAGTTCCTAGATATGCTAATTCCAGAGAATAAGAGGAATCATTCTCCCTCTGCAGAGAGAGTTCTGGAGAGAATATTGATTATATTTGGATCCAGTCATTGGATCCTGGGCCTTAGGGTGACCGGCTGGATAGAGTCTGTGAAGAAAATTAATTAACACAATCATCACAGACTTACAAAGGCCTGGTCAGAAGTCTACAACATTGTTTCTGATAACCCTTACAATTTTCTTAACAAGGAAACAACCCCCACTTCAGCCTTTTGCAGAGTTTAGATGGCATTAAAATCTCTTGTAAATTTAAATAAGACGCAACTTAACTTCACCGGCCCTTAAAAATTTCAAAGGTCCTGCATCTCAAATTCAGGAGAACTTTTGTTCTCTTATCCTTTCCCTCCAAATGCTCATTGTTTTCCACAAAACTTTCACTGGCATTTCCTCTAGCTAAGAGGAGTTAGAGCATGTATCTCACCTGTTTGCATTATGTTCTTGGAGACATAGAGACCACGCCTTTTACTTTTGTCCCCCTGCTATGCCTAGTGTCAGATGCATGGTAGCTACTCCATAATTGTTTGCTAAATGAATTCCCTGGTAAGAGCTTTGCAAGTGTCCTGAACATGCACTCTCTTAAATCTCTTTGTGGGCCTGGCTCCAAGCTGTGAGGTTCTGTAGTATCTTAGTCTGTGTGATTGCCCTTACTCTTTCTGTTCATTTCAGACATGCTAAGAATAGTGATGTGAAAATCTGTTTTGATGGTCTGGTGAAGAGCATATACTTGCTTtctttggttctttgaaataCCATTATCATCCAGTCaatgaaaattcaaattctaTATTCCAGTTGATTAGAACATTCATTTGTCAAACATTCTAATGCATTCTGACCCTGggacaggcactgtgctaagcatgtcgggatacaaatatatataagaaatagtCTCAATAGCTTCCAATCTATTTAGAAGTACACTGGTCCTATCTCAAACCTCTTTTAGCTATGGATATATGTTTGGCTCAGCTACTGCCCCTCTGGATTGCTAGAGAAGGCAGTAGGGAAACCTGTGACTCTTGGAGTCACTGGATACACTTAATATAATGATATGTGATTCATCAGAAGAGTCTAGAGGCAAAccaattttttcttctcaaatatacGTTAATGTGTTTTAAGTTCCCCCTCTGTGCAATAGTTGCTCTTTGGGAGGCTGTTTGTGGGAAGTGTTTAATGGCCCTACCTCCTACCTGGTTTCACCGAGCACACTCCTTGGCCAGTACTCTCCACAATCCCAGCTCCTTCATGGCCTGGGATGAAAGGAAAGACTGCTGAGAGTAATCCTTTTATTGTGTGATCATCAGTACCGCAGATCCCTGTAGATGCCATCTGCAGAGGATTTAAGTGAATAAGGATCACCtggtttggaatttttctttccttcttttttttttttttaatctgagactgattattaaaaaatttttttacatgaaTTATGCCATTTCATCCCTATATCACTGTGCAGAGGAATACAGGGCAGATCTTATCATTTCCaatttagagatgaggaaagggagattCAATGACTGAGAATGACTTGTCCAAATTTGCATGGTACATGTTCAGATCTGGAAATACATTTAGGTTTTTTGAAATCTACTCTGTACATTTATGTCATCAAATAGTTTTGAAGTATGAGGGACAGTTGCATAAAATGAAGGACTTTTTGCCCACATTATCAACAGCACTGCCATTGAGAAACAAAGAATTTTAGGCTCAtaccatggaatgtttttcccctGCTCCGGgaaaatctgtttgtttttttttttaatttatttttttaagatgttatttatttatttgtcaaagagagacagcacaagcagagggagaagcaggcagacggagaaacaagaaggcttcccattgagcagggagcccaaagtggaacccaatcccaggaccctgagctgaaggcagacgcctaaccaactgagccacacaggcatccctgggaaaatctgtttttagctttttaaacttGTATGTTGAAAACATTCTTCAAATCAATAATGTAAAAGTGAGTTTCAGTTAAAATTAACCATTGCAAAATTCAGTTGATATTGGGTTTTGAAACTTCTTACTTGATGGACTGAGTTTTCTTTCCGTTAATAGACTCAACCCAACTACATtgatcataaaaatgaaacagttcATGTACCATGATCCCTAAGTTACTGCTCCGCCTGGAATACAGCCAGAAAAGCATATGCCCGAGTGTATTGACTAGTTTTCCAGTATGCGTAGTGGGAATGGCAGCATTTATAACTGGAACATTGGGAACAACCACGGTATATGATTGTGGTGAATGGCTAAGAAGATAACTCATAAGAAATATGCTGTGGTTCTGGTTTCCATAGAGCTAAAATGGCTTTGAGATGCTATCAAAGGTTAGAAGTGTTGTTTTAGGTAAGCAGCAGGCTAGAATTCCCTCATTAGGTTTGCTCTATCAGATAAGAATATGCAGTTATTTTTGGGAAGTTGTCCATGGCATAAGCTGGAGGTGGAATTGTCTGTGCTTATGAACAAATCCAGTCCTTAAGCTTGATTTTGTCTAGGGTTCAGTGTGATATTGCTCAGGTTCTTGCTGATGCAACTTTTAATTTGGTGGATTGTGGATTTATTGTTTAGGATTTAGCTTTTGTGGTGAAGGAGCATGTCAGTGTAAGATCAGAGAATATTGGCTAATTAACTAGGAAACATTTCAGCAGATGGTGACCCAGTATAAAATAAGCCCTAATTAAAAGCTGTTTGAAGGgatgataaatagaaaaatatagctTTGGAAGAGCAGTCAGTTACTAAACTCCTTTCTCTGTGTACATTCTGatcacttttcattttgttctttaccATCTCTCACTGGTGATATAAAATCTCTAGCGTAACAGCAGACATGGAGTTGATAATTTATTTAGTGCTAGTTCCCATattcttctgttttgtctttCACTGCCCATCTGTCTTTTCttactttcctccttcccttcactgCCTTTCCCTTTGTCATCTTTCCAATTCCCTTCATTCCTTTTCTCCTGTAACTAGCCTCCTATACCTTCTACTTTGATTAGATATAATATGGACTAGAAGCATATGAATTTCAGTATTTGTTGTGTTCATTAAATCAGGTGTTGAATTTCCTGGTCTCAAATTTAAAGATAGGtgaatttaatgtttaataagATTTAAAGCAGTAATACTCCTAAAACTGGGTATTTAATGATTTTGTAAAATTTGAGATGTATTGATTGAGAGGAGATTTGAGAGTGGCAAGGAGCCTTTGACAGGTCAGTATTTTCCCATCCCTGGTTTCAGTTCTGTTCAATAATCGTTAACCCTTCCAAATCACTTTGGAGACTATCATGGAGTCCTAGTGTGCATTTCTAGACTTTTTTCAGACAAAATCTGAGATCACTATAATGTATGAGTCCAAAACAATAGAGATGGAAAATTAGTCTGTTAGCCACTGCATATTCATTTGTTGGTATCAATTTTGTATCATAGAAGTAGAGGGGAATAAActtcttgttctctttccctcaaaaatgaaaaaaaagttactacTTGAAACACCTTCTAGGTCACATTGTGAACTATATAGGCCTatgatattatataatttaagtaaaattttcaatcctgaaaaaataattatggtgGATGAGTGAACTACTAGTATTTTACAAGTATTAAGAATATCTTAAACATTCATTACCTCTATTCATTtatcttagttttaaaatttcttcttttactaaGAAAAGTGAACAGACCCCAAATCCAAATTCtatgcatattatttatatatgtaatatatacatgaaACAAAACAGGATTTCCTTACATTTACCCTCATaggtaaaagttaaaagactTAAATTTACCTTAATACGAACTTCCCCAGCCTTTGGTGGTTCAACTTGTACTTCCTCAATTGAAAGAGAAGAATTTGCTGCCCAGGCAACGGCGGCCCGGCATGTAATTATCTGTTGACATGACAACGATAAAGTGACATCattgagtgaaaaaaattaattttcattctgATCATATAAATGACAGTTATTTGTTATaattagtaaaaatataaaaatcaaaaaagaaacagaagaaagatccTTGCAATTTCATATACAACCTGTTGAAATTTTAGCATATTCCCTTCCAGTTTAACAACAATTTTGGTATAGTTGAGATTGTGTCTATAAGcgttttatattctgcttttttgcTAGTAACCATATAGTGAGCATTTTTCACTTACTTGTAAGTAAGCATTTTCTCATGACTTCAAATGCTTTGTAATCAGAAATTTAAATGGCTACTTTATATTTCATCATTTGAATATGTCCCAATTTGCTTAATGACCCTCTAGACATGTAATTATTTCCATTGTTTTGActactctaaaatatattttgataaacaACTTTGTTCATAATTTTGACTTGCCTGGTTTCCTAAAGTAACAATTACTTTGGAAAAGATAGAGACCTTTTTAGGGCTAAATTGATTTCCaaatttctttacagaaatgttgAATAACTTGGCATAATTCCTAGAAGTATAAAAGAATATCTGTATCATCATTTATTCTGCCCTCTTTAGCATTGACAGTAGTCATCCAAAACAAAGTATCTAATAGGTACAAAAaactagc
Coding sequences:
- the LOC125093204 gene encoding alcohol dehydrogenase 1-like, with translation MDTSGKIITCRAAVAWAANSSLSIEEVQVEPPKAGEVRIKMASTGICGTDDHTIKGLLSAVFPFIPGHEGAGIVESTGQGVCSVKPGDKVLTLIIPQCRECSSCLHPKGNFCEKQDVLPSSGLMLDGTSRFICKGKKIYHSFRASTFTEYTVVPEIAVAKIDDAAPLDKVSLISCEVPTGYGAAVHSAKVTRGSTCVVYGLGGIGSAIVMGCKASGASRIIGVDINEEKFPRARALGVTDCLNPQKLKKPVQQVVREMTGVGVDFAFEAIGLSDVMLAAWDSCHLSHGVCLIVGVAPVNSKLSLDAPMIVSGRTLKGVCLGDYKTRDCIPQLVTSYLQNKINIDPLVTHQLPFDQIHKAFELYHAGKTIRCNLLF